One stretch of Nitratiruptor tergarcus DSM 16512 DNA includes these proteins:
- the gatA gene encoding Asp-tRNA(Asn)/Glu-tRNA(Gln) amidotransferase subunit GatA yields MITLKEALQLPKEELEEIKKDLIKKAKEQKELNAYIALDSAGEGVPIAIKDNIQVDGWEVTCASKILQGYIAPYDATVIEKLKSAGCAPFGRTNMDEFAMGSTTESSCYGKTLNPRDPSRVPGGSSGGSAAVVAAGIAIAALGSDTGGSIRQPAAFCGIVGMKPTYGRVSRYGLAAYGSSLDQIGPMTQNVEDAIILYNMIAGVDERDSTSARVPFEPVVPNADRKLTIGVVPNYVKDASAAVQKAYDKAVAALKEAGHEIVEVSLMDAKYDIASYYITAMAEASTNLSRYDGVRYGYRAEASNLKEMYKKTRSEGFGEEVKRRILLGTFVLSSGYYDAYYIKAQRVRHLIKDEYSKVFEKVDLILSPVAPDVAYKFGELKSPLEMYLSDVYTIGVNLAGLPAISLPVDEHEGLPVGLQLIGKAFDEQTLFDGAMSLERVVRS; encoded by the coding sequence TTGATAACATTGAAAGAAGCATTACAGCTTCCAAAAGAGGAGCTAGAAGAGATTAAAAAAGATTTAATAAAAAAAGCCAAAGAGCAAAAAGAACTCAATGCATATATCGCATTAGATAGTGCAGGTGAGGGTGTACCTATTGCAATAAAAGATAATATCCAGGTTGATGGTTGGGAAGTAACATGTGCAAGTAAGATCTTGCAAGGATATATTGCTCCTTATGACGCAACTGTGATAGAAAAGCTTAAAAGTGCTGGATGTGCCCCTTTTGGACGCACAAACATGGATGAGTTTGCTATGGGAAGTACCACAGAGAGTAGCTGCTATGGAAAGACGTTGAATCCTAGGGATCCGAGTAGAGTACCAGGTGGAAGTAGTGGGGGAAGTGCTGCTGTGGTAGCTGCTGGCATTGCAATTGCTGCACTTGGAAGTGATACTGGTGGAAGTATTCGCCAGCCTGCTGCTTTTTGTGGAATTGTGGGAATGAAGCCAACTTATGGGAGAGTGAGCAGATATGGGCTTGCAGCTTATGGAAGCAGTCTTGATCAAATTGGTCCAATGACACAAAATGTAGAAGATGCGATTATTCTATATAATATGATTGCTGGGGTAGATGAGCGTGATAGTACTAGTGCACGCGTGCCTTTTGAGCCAGTGGTACCAAATGCGGATCGTAAACTTACAATTGGCGTTGTGCCAAACTATGTCAAAGATGCAAGTGCAGCAGTACAAAAAGCCTACGATAAAGCAGTAGCTGCTCTCAAAGAGGCTGGACATGAGATTGTAGAAGTAAGTTTAATGGATGCAAAGTATGATATAGCAAGCTACTATATCACTGCGATGGCTGAAGCGAGTACGAACCTTAGCCGCTATGATGGTGTACGCTATGGATATAGAGCCGAAGCAAGCAATCTTAAAGAGATGTATAAAAAGACAAGAAGTGAAGGTTTTGGTGAAGAGGTCAAAAGAAGAATACTTCTTGGTACTTTTGTGCTTAGTAGTGGTTACTATGACGCGTATTACATTAAAGCCCAAAGAGTGCGCCATCTCATCAAAGATGAATATAGTAAAGTTTTTGAAAAGGTAGATCTCATCCTCTCTCCGGTAGCTCCTGATGTAGCATATAAATTTGGAGAGCTCAAATCACCACTTGAGATGTACTTGAGCGATGTTTATACAATAGGGGTGAATCTTGCAGGACTTCCAGCAATAAGTTTGCCTGTAGATGAGCATGAGGGATTGCCTGTTGGTTTGCAATTGATTGGTAAAGCCTTTGATGAGCAGACTCTTTTTGATGGTGCGATGAGTCTTGAACGAGTAGTAAGGAGCTAA
- the guaB gene encoding IMP dehydrogenase — MRIRKRALTFEDVLLVPKHSTVLPKEVNITTKLTRNVPLNIPLVSAAMDTVTEHRAAIAMARLGGIGIIHKNMDIESQVQEVKRVKKSESGVIIDPIYVHPDATLAEAERLMSEYKISGVPVVDEQMHLLGILTNRDMRFEKDFSKKVSQVMTKMPLITAQPGITLEEAAEKMNEHKIEKLPIIDEEGRLKGLVTIKDIKKKIEYPNANKDEFGRLRVGAAIGVNQLDRARALVDAGVDVLVLDSAHGHSQGIIDTLRAIKNELEIDVVAGNVATAEATEDLIKAGADAVKVGIGPGSICTTRIVAGVGVPQISAIDECAAVAKEYGVPIIADGGIKYSGDVAKALAVGASSVMIGSLLAGTEESPGEVIMYQGRQYKTYRGMGSIGAMTKGSTDRYFQEGTAADKLVPEGIEGMVPYRGKISNVIHQLIGGLRSSMGYVGAKDIPTFQERAEFVEITSAGLKESHVHDVTITKEAPNYHV; from the coding sequence ATGAGAATTAGAAAAAGAGCGTTGACTTTTGAAGATGTATTACTGGTACCCAAGCATTCAACAGTTTTACCAAAAGAGGTAAATATTACAACAAAACTTACGCGCAATGTTCCACTCAATATCCCTTTGGTTTCAGCTGCTATGGATACAGTAACAGAGCATAGAGCAGCAATTGCGATGGCAAGACTTGGTGGCATTGGGATTATTCATAAAAATATGGATATTGAATCGCAAGTGCAAGAGGTCAAAAGAGTAAAAAAGAGTGAGAGTGGAGTAATCATTGATCCTATTTATGTTCATCCCGATGCAACACTGGCTGAAGCAGAGAGGCTTATGAGTGAGTATAAAATAAGTGGTGTACCTGTTGTTGATGAGCAGATGCATCTATTGGGAATTTTAACTAATAGGGATATGCGTTTTGAAAAGGACTTTAGCAAAAAAGTTTCACAAGTGATGACAAAAATGCCTCTCATTACTGCTCAACCTGGCATTACTCTCGAAGAGGCAGCAGAGAAAATGAATGAGCATAAAATAGAAAAACTCCCTATCATTGATGAAGAGGGAAGGCTCAAAGGGCTTGTAACAATTAAAGATATCAAGAAAAAGATAGAATATCCAAATGCCAATAAAGATGAGTTTGGAAGACTCCGAGTCGGTGCTGCAATTGGAGTAAATCAGCTTGATCGTGCACGTGCTCTTGTAGATGCTGGCGTAGACGTATTGGTGCTTGATTCAGCTCATGGGCACTCTCAAGGAATCATAGATACGCTCAGAGCTATCAAAAATGAGCTTGAAATTGATGTGGTTGCTGGTAATGTGGCAACAGCAGAGGCTACTGAGGACTTAATCAAAGCTGGTGCAGATGCAGTGAAGGTGGGAATAGGACCAGGAAGTATCTGTACTACAAGAATTGTTGCAGGTGTAGGTGTGCCACAAATAAGTGCAATTGATGAGTGTGCAGCTGTAGCAAAAGAGTATGGTGTGCCAATTATTGCTGATGGGGGAATCAAATACTCTGGTGATGTTGCAAAAGCACTCGCAGTTGGTGCTAGTAGTGTAATGATCGGAAGTTTGCTTGCTGGAACAGAGGAGAGTCCTGGCGAAGTGATTATGTATCAAGGCCGCCAGTATAAGACATACCGTGGTATGGGAAGTATTGGTGCAATGACAAAGGGTAGCACAGATCGCTACTTCCAAGAGGGAACGGCTGCGGATAAACTGGTACCTGAAGGTATTGAAGGAATGGTGCCATATCGAGGAAAGATTTCTAATGTAATTCATCAACTCATTGGTGGCCTTCGCAGCTCAATGGGGTATGTGGGTGCGAAAGATATTCCTACCTTTCAAGAGAGAGCCGAGTTTGTAGAAATTACAAGTGCTGGACTCAAAGAATCGCATGTGCACGATGTAACAATCACAAAAGAGGCTCCAAACTACCACGTATAG
- a CDS encoding aminotransferase class I/II-fold pyridoxal phosphate-dependent enzyme: MNNFERFQTFVLQQSAAKDGAISPPIIGSAAFSYGDPKSAEAVFAGESRKPLYARMGNPTNAKLETLLAGIDQGDGAVVTSSGMGAIAAVVSAFLQSGDEIVCVGGLFGGTYAFFTQNLPRFGIKVRFFKADEEVVLSPQTKMIFCESVGNPSLTVVNFVKLGKLAQKHGILFVVDNTITPLLFEPFSWGADIIVYSTTKVISGQSQALGGAIIYKEPRKDLFIHFPFLQNFYENLGKDAIMGVIKKRALRDFGMSMQAHAAYLTILGLETLPLRIQKATDNAQKLFLALKDKVKVLYAKNEQYFPFGTGQMMGIDFKSKEDAFTFLEHAKIPFITANIGDSRTLALHMRSTIYRDFKANELEYLGVSEGLVRISVGLENCAMIIEDFENALRKVQ, from the coding sequence ATGAACAATTTTGAGCGATTCCAAACCTTTGTATTGCAGCAAAGCGCAGCTAAGGATGGAGCTATTTCTCCACCAATTATAGGATCCGCAGCTTTTAGTTATGGAGATCCAAAAAGTGCGGAAGCTGTTTTTGCTGGAGAGAGTAGAAAGCCTCTGTATGCTAGAATGGGCAATCCTACTAATGCAAAACTAGAAACTTTATTAGCTGGTATAGATCAAGGTGATGGTGCAGTTGTAACATCAAGTGGGATGGGTGCAATAGCAGCAGTAGTGAGTGCATTTTTACAAAGTGGAGATGAAATTGTCTGTGTTGGAGGGCTTTTTGGTGGAACGTATGCATTTTTTACACAAAATTTGCCCAGGTTTGGAATAAAAGTACGTTTTTTTAAAGCTGATGAAGAAGTCGTTTTATCTCCGCAGACAAAGATGATTTTTTGTGAAAGTGTGGGCAATCCTTCATTAACAGTTGTTAATTTTGTAAAGCTAGGAAAATTAGCCCAAAAACATGGGATTTTATTTGTTGTTGATAATACTATAACACCACTTCTCTTTGAGCCATTTTCTTGGGGAGCAGATATTATAGTCTATTCAACCACCAAAGTTATTAGTGGACAATCGCAGGCACTTGGTGGAGCTATTATCTATAAAGAGCCAAGAAAAGATCTTTTTATACACTTCCCATTTTTACAAAACTTTTATGAAAATCTCGGCAAAGATGCCATCATGGGAGTAATCAAAAAAAGAGCATTGCGCGATTTTGGTATGAGTATGCAAGCACATGCAGCCTACTTAACTATTTTAGGGCTTGAAACGTTGCCTCTTCGTATTCAAAAGGCTACAGATAATGCACAGAAACTCTTTCTTGCCCTCAAAGATAAAGTCAAAGTGCTCTATGCAAAAAATGAGCAATATTTTCCTTTTGGTACAGGACAGATGATGGGGATTGATTTTAAAAGCAAAGAGGATGCTTTTACTTTTTTAGAACATGCAAAAATTCCTTTTATTACAGCAAATATTGGTGATAGCAGAACATTAGCACTTCATATGCGAAGTACTATTTATAGAGATTTTAAAGCAAACGAGCTAGAGTATCTAGGCGTGAGTGAGGGGCTTGTGCGTATTTCAGTGGGACTAGAAAATTGCGCTATGATTATAGAAGATTTTGAAAATGCTTTAAGGAAGGTGCAATGA
- a CDS encoding O-acetylhomoserine aminocarboxypropyltransferase/cysteine synthase family protein: MKKETIALHAGYEKDEQKTMAVPIYMTTAYAFDSAEHAANLFALKELGNIYTRIGNPTTDVFEKRFAALEGGVAALATSSGMAAINYSILNLCETGDNIIAANQLYGGTVTLFTHTLKRLGIEARMFDVHKPELIEKLIDEKTKAIFFESITNPSIDVPDFEKIVAIAKKHNILTIVDNTVATPILCNPIEYGVDVVVHSTSKYTTGQGLALGGIIVEAESAKEKIKNNSRYNHFNEPDASYHGLVYSDTPFPPFILRARLSLLRDMGSAPSPFNSWLFIQGLEHLNLRIKQHSQSALEIAKWLKNHPKVKRVNYPLLEGDKNYENAKKYLKGGASGLLSFEVESFEEAKKIADSVKIFSRVVNIGDSKSIITHPASTTHQQLSAEELELAGVSEGLIRLSIGLEVVEDLIADLEQAME; the protein is encoded by the coding sequence ATGAAAAAAGAGACTATCGCTTTACATGCAGGATATGAAAAAGATGAGCAAAAGACAATGGCAGTTCCAATATATATGACAACTGCCTATGCCTTTGATAGTGCTGAGCATGCTGCTAATCTTTTTGCTCTCAAGGAGCTTGGCAATATCTATACACGCATTGGCAATCCAACCACAGATGTGTTTGAAAAACGATTTGCTGCGCTTGAGGGTGGCGTTGCAGCACTCGCGACTTCCAGTGGAATGGCGGCTATTAATTACTCTATTTTAAATCTATGTGAAACAGGAGATAACATCATTGCAGCCAATCAGCTCTATGGTGGAACAGTGACGCTTTTTACCCATACGCTAAAGCGTCTTGGGATTGAAGCGAGGATGTTTGATGTCCATAAGCCAGAGTTGATTGAAAAACTTATTGATGAAAAAACAAAAGCCATCTTTTTTGAAAGTATTACAAATCCAAGTATTGATGTACCAGATTTTGAAAAGATTGTTGCAATTGCTAAGAAACATAATATCTTAACCATTGTAGATAATACTGTTGCAACGCCAATTTTGTGCAATCCTATCGAGTATGGTGTGGATGTGGTAGTGCATAGTACAAGCAAATATACCACTGGGCAAGGACTCGCTCTTGGTGGTATTATTGTAGAGGCTGAAAGTGCTAAAGAAAAAATCAAAAATAATTCTCGATATAACCACTTTAATGAACCAGATGCAAGTTATCATGGACTTGTGTATTCAGATACCCCTTTCCCGCCATTTATTTTACGAGCAAGGTTGAGTTTATTAAGAGATATGGGATCGGCTCCTAGTCCATTTAACAGTTGGCTCTTTATCCAAGGACTTGAGCATTTAAATCTTCGCATCAAACAGCATAGCCAAAGTGCTTTAGAGATTGCGAAATGGCTTAAAAACCATCCAAAGGTAAAAAGAGTCAACTATCCACTGCTTGAGGGAGATAAAAACTATGAAAATGCTAAAAAGTATCTCAAAGGTGGAGCAAGCGGGTTACTCAGTTTTGAGGTTGAGAGCTTTGAAGAAGCAAAAAAAATTGCAGATAGTGTCAAAATATTTAGCCGTGTGGTCAATATAGGTGATAGCAAATCGATAATTACTCATCCAGCATCTACTACCCATCAGCAGTTAAGCGCTGAAGAGTTAGAGCTTGCGGGGGTGAGCGAAGGGCTCATTCGTCTTAGCATTGGGCTTGAAGTTGTAGAAGATCTCATAGCTGATCTTGAGCAGGCGATGGAGTAA
- the metX gene encoding homoserine O-acetyltransferase MetX translates to MEITTKTAKFTNPLYLESGRILEPYEIVYETYGQLNEDRSNVVVVCHALSGSHHAAGWYEGDRKPGWWDALIGDGKAIDTKKFFVICTNTLGSCFGTTGPMSKMYPSDEPYRFKFPVITIKDMVKAQRILFAKLGIDRVHAVVGGSMGGMQALRFAVDFPGFAKNIIALAATHATRPWVIAFNEIAKEAIIKDPDFKNGQYDPKELEQKGLTGLAIGRMAGHISFLSHYSMDRKFGRDYVPNEGIYELFGRFQVERYLEYNGYNFSKWFDPLSYLYITKAINLFDLSTGYDSLEEALERIRSKLYLIGFEKDLLFLPEEMRQIDEAMQKCGKGELSEYYEVKSDYGHDAFLVEIDKFSDYIHAIVEGKR, encoded by the coding sequence TTGGAAATAACTACAAAAACGGCAAAGTTTACCAATCCTCTCTACCTTGAAAGCGGACGGATATTAGAGCCTTATGAGATAGTGTATGAAACCTATGGTCAGCTCAATGAAGATAGAAGTAATGTAGTGGTAGTATGTCACGCTTTGAGCGGATCCCATCATGCTGCTGGGTGGTATGAGGGAGATAGAAAACCGGGATGGTGGGATGCGCTCATAGGAGATGGCAAAGCAATAGATACGAAGAAATTTTTTGTTATTTGTACCAATACGCTTGGTAGCTGCTTTGGGACTACTGGTCCTATGAGTAAAATGTATCCAAGTGATGAGCCTTACCGTTTTAAATTTCCCGTTATCACCATTAAAGATATGGTGAAAGCCCAACGGATACTCTTTGCAAAACTGGGTATTGATAGAGTGCATGCAGTTGTAGGTGGAAGCATGGGAGGAATGCAAGCTTTGCGCTTTGCTGTAGATTTTCCAGGATTTGCTAAAAATATTATTGCACTTGCAGCTACACATGCAACAAGACCTTGGGTCATTGCATTTAATGAGATTGCCAAAGAGGCAATTATTAAAGATCCCGATTTTAAAAATGGGCAGTACGATCCAAAGGAGTTGGAGCAAAAGGGGCTTACTGGTTTAGCGATTGGACGAATGGCAGGACATATAAGTTTTTTGAGCCACTATTCGATGGATAGAAAATTTGGAAGAGATTATGTTCCAAATGAAGGAATCTATGAACTTTTTGGGAGATTTCAAGTAGAGCGCTACCTTGAATACAATGGATATAATTTTTCTAAATGGTTCGATCCTCTTAGCTACCTCTATATTACAAAAGCTATAAACCTTTTTGATCTCTCTACAGGTTATGACTCGCTAGAAGAGGCGCTGGAGAGAATTCGATCAAAGCTCTATCTTATAGGATTTGAAAAGGATCTTCTCTTTTTGCCTGAGGAGATGCGTCAAATAGATGAGGCAATGCAGAAGTGTGGAAAAGGGGAGCTAAGCGAATATTATGAAGTTAAAAGCGATTATGGGCATGATGCATTTCTGGTAGAGATCGATAAATTTAGCGATTATATCCATGCTATTGTAGAAGGAAAGAGATGA
- the xseB gene encoding exodeoxyribonuclease VII small subunit, translating into MKDFESRLKKAKEILDELMKQDITLAKSVELYKEGMKQLKEAEKLLEEAKVEIEKIEKNK; encoded by the coding sequence ATGAAAGATTTTGAAAGCAGACTCAAAAAAGCAAAAGAGATTTTAGATGAGCTGATGAAGCAAGATATTACATTAGCAAAGAGTGTGGAGCTTTATAAAGAGGGGATGAAGCAGCTCAAAGAGGCTGAAAAACTCCTTGAAGAGGCAAAAGTAGAAATAGAAAAGATAGAGAAAAATAAATGA
- a CDS encoding carbon-nitrogen hydrolase family protein codes for MNIAALQISSLGLSPNRLDYYCRTAATKNVKVLLLPEYVLNPFFGELQEIPKNMLLQQTQTHLDILKDLSLKYDLVIVAPVIRGYKGSLYKSIALVRSGKTHYYNQQILINYPHWNEERFFDNPIQKLEAPLVFRIKGIKFGILPGFEIHFASLWNALAKKDVDVVLVPSASTFGSTQRWREILQSMAFMYNFYIIRANRIGEYKDKDGNIWDFYGDSMSIDPGGKILVNLGKKEEFLVEHIDKKIVKEAKKSWGFRHALKKRGAL; via the coding sequence ATGAATATAGCAGCACTGCAGATCTCTTCACTTGGACTTAGTCCAAATAGGCTTGATTACTACTGTCGCACAGCAGCTACAAAAAATGTAAAAGTGCTTCTTTTACCAGAGTACGTACTCAATCCTTTCTTTGGTGAACTACAAGAGATTCCAAAAAATATGCTATTGCAGCAGACGCAGACCCATCTTGATATTTTAAAAGATCTCTCGCTCAAATACGATTTAGTAATCGTAGCACCAGTTATAAGAGGTTATAAAGGCTCGCTCTATAAATCAATTGCTTTGGTACGTAGTGGAAAGACTCACTACTACAATCAGCAGATTCTCATAAACTATCCCCACTGGAATGAAGAGCGCTTTTTTGATAATCCAATCCAAAAGTTAGAAGCCCCACTTGTTTTTCGCATTAAAGGTATTAAATTTGGAATACTTCCCGGTTTTGAGATCCACTTTGCATCATTGTGGAATGCACTAGCAAAAAAAGATGTAGATGTCGTACTTGTGCCAAGTGCATCTACATTTGGTTCGACACAAAGGTGGAGAGAGATCTTGCAAAGTATGGCTTTTATGTATAATTTTTATATCATACGTGCTAATAGAATTGGTGAGTATAAAGATAAAGATGGCAATATTTGGGATTTTTATGGTGATAGTATGAGTATCGATCCCGGGGGAAAAATCTTGGTAAATCTTGGGAAAAAAGAGGAGTTTCTCGTTGAGCACATAGACAAAAAAATAGTCAAAGAAGCAAAAAAGAGCTGGGGTTTTCGCCATGCTTTGAAAAAAAGAGGTGCATTATGA
- a CDS encoding HesA/MoeB/ThiF family protein: MREYFKRQIQLWGEQKQFALQSKSIAIVGCGGLGSSLALALGASGIGKIYLVDFDEVSVHNIHRQITFKVEDDGKPKAEVNRCVIEGRCPYVEVESFVEGFEEFAKRNIKVDLILDATDNLPIRAKIDAYAKKSKTPWIYASVEEFQGQVCFMEKASFQAFKITERIPGGIAAPIVMMVASFEANLALRYLAGLPIKKDRLYFLYFDEEGEFQVNRFAMPKDTDAV; the protein is encoded by the coding sequence ATGAGAGAGTATTTTAAAAGGCAAATTCAGCTTTGGGGAGAACAAAAGCAATTTGCACTACAATCAAAGTCGATTGCCATTGTCGGATGTGGAGGGCTTGGAAGCTCTCTTGCACTAGCACTTGGAGCAAGTGGGATAGGGAAGATCTATTTAGTAGATTTTGATGAGGTGAGTGTGCACAATATTCATCGCCAAATCACATTCAAAGTTGAAGATGATGGCAAACCAAAGGCGGAAGTAAATAGGTGTGTAATTGAAGGGCGGTGCCCCTATGTAGAGGTTGAGAGTTTTGTAGAGGGCTTTGAGGAGTTTGCAAAACGCAATATCAAAGTAGATCTAATCCTCGATGCTACAGATAATCTGCCTATTCGAGCAAAAATAGATGCGTATGCTAAAAAAAGCAAAACTCCATGGATCTATGCTAGCGTAGAGGAGTTTCAAGGGCAGGTCTGTTTTATGGAAAAAGCGAGTTTTCAAGCTTTTAAGATAACTGAGCGTATTCCAGGAGGGATTGCTGCGCCTATTGTTATGATGGTTGCTAGTTTTGAAGCAAATTTGGCACTACGTTATCTTGCTGGATTGCCGATAAAAAAAGATCGGCTCTATTTTCTCTATTTTGATGAAGAAGGAGAGTTTCAAGTAAACAGATTTGCTATGCCAAAGGATACAGATGCAGTTTGA
- a CDS encoding succinyldiaminopimelate transaminase yields MQFEKYPFEKLTELLEKVEPNNEYAPLTLTIGEPQFAAPKFIQDKLCQSSHLLNKYPKTAGEEELKKAVKDFVKRRFAIELTNEELVLTFGTREVLFNFPQYFLFDKESPVMAFTNPFYQIYEGAAIASRAKIKYLHLTKENDFKPQIDDSLKEADLVIINSPNNPTASVMRLDELKEWVEAALEYDFVLLNDECYSEIYRDVPPASLLEASKAVGNTQFKNILVVNSISKRSSAPGLRSGFIAGDSKILDGYRRYRTYVGCASPLPLQRAAANAWSDELHVVENRDRYRKNFKLAHEILNVAIPEATFYLWLEVRDDLGFTKELYEKYNVKVLPGSFLGREGAGKGFVRVALVYDECKTEEALQRIAKLWRE; encoded by the coding sequence ATGCAGTTTGAAAAATACCCTTTTGAAAAACTTACTGAACTTTTAGAAAAAGTCGAGCCAAATAACGAGTATGCGCCCCTCACTCTTACCATTGGTGAGCCACAGTTTGCAGCACCAAAGTTTATTCAAGACAAGCTTTGCCAAAGCAGCCATCTTTTAAATAAATACCCAAAAACAGCAGGTGAAGAGGAACTTAAAAAAGCAGTAAAAGATTTTGTAAAGAGGCGCTTTGCTATAGAACTTACTAATGAAGAGTTGGTACTTACGTTTGGTACTAGGGAAGTACTTTTTAATTTTCCTCAATATTTTCTTTTTGATAAAGAGAGCCCAGTAATGGCTTTCACAAACCCTTTTTATCAAATATATGAAGGGGCTGCAATTGCTAGTAGAGCAAAGATAAAGTATCTTCATCTTACAAAAGAGAATGATTTTAAACCACAAATCGATGATAGTCTCAAAGAGGCAGATTTAGTCATTATCAATTCACCTAATAATCCTACAGCTTCAGTTATGCGTCTGGATGAGTTGAAAGAGTGGGTTGAAGCAGCTTTGGAGTACGATTTTGTACTTCTCAATGATGAGTGCTATAGTGAGATCTACAGAGATGTTCCACCAGCATCGCTTCTTGAAGCAAGCAAAGCGGTTGGGAACACGCAATTTAAAAATATCCTGGTTGTGAATTCAATTTCCAAAAGAAGCTCTGCACCAGGACTTCGTAGCGGTTTTATAGCAGGCGATAGCAAAATCCTTGATGGATATAGACGCTATCGAACCTATGTAGGATGTGCTTCGCCGCTGCCTTTGCAAAGAGCTGCAGCAAACGCTTGGAGTGATGAGTTGCATGTAGTAGAAAATCGTGATAGATATCGCAAAAATTTTAAGCTCGCACATGAGATTTTGAATGTAGCTATTCCTGAAGCTACATTTTATCTATGGTTAGAAGTTAGAGATGATTTGGGGTTTACCAAAGAGCTTTATGAAAAATACAATGTCAAAGTCCTTCCAGGATCCTTTCTTGGGAGAGAAGGAGCTGGTAAGGGATTTGTCAGAGTTGCGCTTGTGTATGATGAGTGTAAAACTGAAGAAGCGCTACAACGCATAGCAAAGTTATGGAGAGAGTAA